In Streptomyces chartreusis, the following proteins share a genomic window:
- a CDS encoding multicopper oxidase domain-containing protein, with protein MDRRSFNRRVLLGGATVATSLSLASVPEAVGADTPPRTAPAGGEVRHLKLYAEKLADGQMGYGLEKGKASIPGPLIELNEGDTLHIEFENTMDIPVSLHVHGLDYEITSDGTKMNKSDVEPGGTRTYTWRTHAPGRRKDGTWRAGSAGYWHYHDHVVGTEHGTVGIRKGLYGPVIVRRKGDILPDATHTIVFNDMLINNKPAHTGPNFEATVGDRVEIVMITHGEYYHTFHMHGHRWADNRTGMLTGPDDPSQVIDNKIVGPADSFGFQVIAGEGVGAGAWMYHCHVQSHSDMGMVGLFLVKKTDGTIPGYEPHEHAHETASGSAHEH; from the coding sequence ATGGACAGACGCAGCTTCAACAGACGTGTACTGCTGGGCGGCGCCACCGTCGCGACATCGTTGTCGCTGGCATCGGTACCCGAGGCCGTCGGCGCTGACACACCACCGAGGACCGCCCCGGCCGGAGGCGAGGTCAGACATCTCAAGCTGTACGCCGAGAAGCTCGCCGACGGGCAGATGGGCTACGGCCTGGAGAAGGGCAAGGCGAGCATCCCCGGCCCGCTGATCGAGCTCAACGAGGGCGACACCCTGCACATCGAGTTCGAGAACACCATGGACATACCGGTGAGCCTGCACGTCCACGGCCTCGACTACGAGATCACCAGCGACGGAACCAAGATGAACAAGAGCGACGTCGAGCCGGGCGGCACCCGCACCTACACCTGGCGCACCCACGCCCCCGGCCGCCGCAAGGACGGCACCTGGCGGGCGGGCAGCGCCGGTTACTGGCACTACCACGACCATGTCGTCGGCACCGAGCACGGCACCGTCGGCATCCGCAAGGGCCTGTACGGGCCGGTGATCGTGCGGCGCAAGGGCGACATCCTCCCGGACGCGACCCACACGATCGTCTTCAACGACATGCTCATCAACAACAAGCCCGCGCACACCGGCCCCAACTTCGAGGCCACGGTGGGCGACCGGGTCGAGATCGTGATGATCACGCACGGCGAGTACTACCACACCTTCCACATGCACGGTCACCGCTGGGCGGACAACCGCACCGGCATGCTCACCGGCCCCGACGACCCCAGCCAGGTCATCGACAACAAGATCGTCGGCCCCGCGGACTCGTTCGGCTTCCAGGTGATCGCCGGCGAAGGCGTCGGAGCCGGTGCGTGGATGTATCACTGCCATGTGCAGAGCCACTCCGACATGGGGATGGTGGGGCTCTTCCTGGTGAAGAAGACGGACGGCACGATTCCCGGCTACGAGCCGCACGAACACGCTCATGAGACGGCCTCGGGGTCCGCGCACGAACACTGA
- a CDS encoding ThuA domain-containing protein, whose amino-acid sequence MHLRGLSTRRQTWVAAVTAGIVGAGLMAAPAADARPAPEPPLTTMSIKSPPGGANVRVLIFYGSAASGEESPLVNAGIEAIEKIGLSGPADQRYRTEATNDASVFTNETRLSRFNSIVFLTGGGDVLDPEQEAGLESYMEAGGGFVGIHDAARAEPYSDWFTGLVGARPAAGGPTNAQRAVVEVGDRRHPATKDLPVQWKRPDKWLNWTKNPSGSVHTVARVREAGYQPGSSANGWDHPVSWCRDYDGGRSFYTGMGGTVSSYDETDFRAHLRGALLWTNRVSQADCKATITGNYKAERLTQANQPGRNDQIGEPHGLVTAPDGRVLYIGRGGADSSQPVVTDWNNPEIGKGKGEVHVYDPKTKKVTLAGALTVFGNKGGGDELIKVEEGLLGIELDPRFEENGWVYLHYTPHSQLNRDTQIAERRVSRFTLDLATNKLDLGSEKVLLKWPVQVHSCCHAGGGMTWDSKGNLYIATGDNNSSGFSGGYSGNNPEPNYKGVSFADARRTAGNTNNLNGKILRIHPEPDGTYTLPAGNLFTGQEPDEGGGKTRGEIYVMGVRNPARIFVDKQTDILYAGWVGPDAGSPSTTWGPAKYDTFAVITKASNRGWPYCMGNKQPYRDRNLPDPSKPLGWYDCNHPKNESPNNDGLVNLPPVTGNNIWYSPQGGAPDFPRDANGVPSYKQEEATYSLPWLKGGGQAAMNGPVYRYDAASTSGTKWPAYWDGKWFVGDFYDADQPRNAVLTDPKTHGDGGLPVHSESLKKIVPIGNDGIKNLMDWKFGPDGALYVLDYGRGFFTSDPKSALWRVTYTGGGPTPAADQLARGAQ is encoded by the coding sequence ATGCACTTACGAGGGTTGAGCACGAGAAGACAGACCTGGGTGGCTGCCGTGACGGCAGGGATCGTCGGTGCCGGGCTGATGGCAGCCCCGGCGGCCGACGCGCGCCCTGCCCCGGAACCGCCCCTGACAACGATGTCCATCAAGTCGCCTCCGGGCGGCGCCAACGTACGGGTGCTCATCTTCTACGGGTCCGCCGCCTCCGGCGAGGAGTCGCCGCTGGTGAACGCCGGCATCGAGGCGATCGAGAAGATCGGCCTGTCGGGCCCGGCCGACCAGCGCTACAGGACCGAGGCCACCAACGACGCCTCGGTGTTCACGAACGAGACCAGGCTGAGCCGGTTCAATTCCATCGTGTTCCTGACCGGCGGCGGCGACGTCCTCGACCCGGAGCAGGAGGCGGGCCTGGAGTCGTACATGGAGGCGGGCGGCGGTTTCGTCGGCATCCATGACGCGGCCCGCGCCGAGCCGTACTCGGACTGGTTCACCGGCCTCGTCGGTGCCCGCCCGGCGGCCGGCGGCCCGACGAACGCGCAGCGCGCGGTCGTCGAGGTCGGCGACCGGCGGCATCCGGCCACCAAGGACCTGCCGGTCCAGTGGAAGCGGCCGGACAAGTGGCTGAACTGGACCAAGAACCCGTCGGGTTCGGTCCACACGGTCGCCCGGGTGCGGGAGGCCGGCTACCAGCCGGGTTCGAGCGCCAACGGCTGGGACCACCCGGTGAGCTGGTGCCGTGACTACGACGGCGGCCGCTCCTTCTACACGGGCATGGGCGGCACGGTGTCGTCGTACGACGAGACCGACTTCCGTGCGCATCTGCGCGGGGCCCTGCTGTGGACGAACCGGGTATCGCAGGCCGACTGCAAGGCCACCATCACCGGCAACTACAAGGCCGAGCGCCTCACCCAGGCCAATCAGCCGGGCCGGAACGACCAGATCGGCGAACCGCACGGCCTGGTCACGGCCCCCGACGGCCGGGTTCTGTACATCGGCCGGGGCGGCGCCGACTCCTCCCAGCCGGTGGTCACCGACTGGAACAACCCGGAGATCGGCAAGGGCAAGGGCGAGGTCCACGTCTACGACCCGAAGACCAAGAAGGTCACCCTGGCCGGGGCGTTGACGGTGTTCGGCAACAAGGGCGGCGGCGACGAGCTGATCAAGGTCGAGGAGGGCCTTCTCGGCATCGAGCTCGACCCGCGCTTCGAGGAGAACGGCTGGGTGTATCTGCACTACACCCCGCACTCGCAGCTCAACCGCGACACTCAGATCGCCGAGCGGCGGGTCTCCCGCTTCACGCTCGACCTGGCGACGAACAAGCTGGACCTGGGAAGTGAGAAGGTCCTGCTCAAGTGGCCGGTGCAGGTGCACAGTTGCTGCCACGCGGGCGGCGGGATGACCTGGGACTCCAAGGGCAACCTGTACATCGCGACCGGCGACAACAACTCCAGCGGGTTCAGCGGCGGTTACTCGGGCAACAACCCCGAGCCCAACTACAAGGGCGTCTCCTTCGCCGACGCGCGCCGCACCGCCGGCAACACCAACAACCTCAACGGCAAGATCCTGCGCATCCACCCGGAGCCGGACGGCACGTACACACTGCCGGCGGGCAACCTCTTCACCGGCCAGGAGCCGGACGAGGGCGGCGGGAAGACGCGCGGCGAGATCTATGTGATGGGCGTCAGGAACCCGGCGCGCATCTTCGTCGACAAGCAGACCGACATCCTGTACGCGGGCTGGGTCGGCCCCGACGCGGGCTCGCCGTCGACGACCTGGGGTCCGGCCAAGTACGACACGTTCGCCGTCATCACCAAGGCGAGCAACCGGGGCTGGCCGTACTGCATGGGCAACAAGCAGCCCTACCGGGACCGCAACCTGCCCGATCCGAGCAAGCCCCTGGGCTGGTACGACTGCAACCACCCGAAGAACGAGTCGCCGAACAACGACGGCCTCGTCAACCTTCCGCCGGTCACCGGCAACAACATCTGGTACTCGCCCCAGGGCGGCGCCCCGGACTTCCCGCGCGACGCGAACGGCGTGCCGTCGTACAAGCAGGAGGAGGCCACCTACTCGCTGCCGTGGCTCAAGGGCGGCGGCCAGGCCGCGATGAACGGGCCGGTCTACCGGTACGACGCGGCGAGCACGAGTGGCACCAAGTGGCCTGCCTACTGGGACGGCAAGTGGTTCGTCGGTGACTTCTACGACGCCGACCAGCCGCGCAACGCGGTGCTCACCGACCCCAAGACGCACGGGGACGGGGGTCTGCCGGTGCACTCGGAGTCGCTGAAGAAGATCGTGCCGATCGGCAACGACGGCATCAAGAACCTCATGGACTGGAAGTTCGGTCCGGACGGCGCGCTGTACGTGCTCGACTACGGCCGGGGCTTCTTCACCTCGGACCCCAAGTCGGCGCTGTGGCGGGTCACCTACACGGGCGGCGGGCCGACGCCGGCCGCCGACCAGCTGGCGAGGGGGGCGCAGTGA